One part of the Amaranthus tricolor cultivar Red isolate AtriRed21 chromosome 16, ASM2621246v1, whole genome shotgun sequence genome encodes these proteins:
- the LOC130802441 gene encoding uncharacterized protein LOC130802441, giving the protein MAHAQITNQQSKIRQALEESKNSISRTSRLNFLRPLYRHVSIFALELLMMEHNRMLTLGSCLLEKCGCVIQKTHGLPCACYCYLSIRSNGALYLDDIHPFWKTLKYLDAEEDANEEVRHANADDKEYFQSLVDEVLKSDPSVLRRVSQVLEHELHPDGDDIPEPEASPPRKGRPMTSRTLRRNKSAFEYSRSSSRGRG; this is encoded by the coding sequence ATGGCGCACGCACAAATTACGaatcaacaatcaaaaataagacAAGCTCTTGAGGAATCTAAGAATTCCATTTCAAGAACGTCGCGACTAAATTTTCTACgaccgttgtatcgtcatgtttctatatttgccttggaactattgatgatggagcacaacCGGATGCTAACCCTGGGCAGTTGTCTTTTAGAAAAATGCGgttgtgtcattcaaaaaacccacggattaccatgcgcgtgttactgttacttgtcTATCAGGTCTaatggtgctttgtacttggacgatatacatccgttttggaaaacgttaaagtaTTTAGATGCAGAAGAAGACGCCAACGAAgaagtacggcacgcaaacgccgatgataaagagtactttcaatcgttggtggatgaagttttaaaatccGACCCCTCAGTACTACGACGCgtctctcaggtacttgaacatgaGCTGCACCCCGATGGTGACGACATACCTGAGCCCGaagcaagtccaccgaggaaaggaagaccaatgacaagcagaaccttgaggagaaacaaaagtgcgttTGAGTACAGTAGATCGTCCTCAAGGGGTCGCGGATAA